A genomic stretch from Tepidisphaeraceae bacterium includes:
- a CDS encoding prepilin-type N-terminal cleavage/methylation domain-containing protein, with protein MRHLRHPRAFTLVELLVVIGIIALLISILLPSLNKARQSARTLAGLSNLRQIGLGLQMYAHNNNGSLPICLNANQTWAYYINPYVGGKGDTYGDATLSKVFQDPSAAMDGGVLHYTANPILITDISRTYGPSAVRLLKSYKLSQIRPTPAEIATVFDGAQMARSGRNGNCEGIAFQLDNGWMVGLEPSFNTAYRRPNQTGMTNSIHLRANLDDHTTLGAWPAGGDIRYRQGTVKRPAVNLVFADGHAETKMRGDVRRFNIRPYRNN; from the coding sequence ATGCGTCACCTTCGTCACCCGCGCGCATTTACGCTCGTTGAACTTCTGGTGGTCATTGGCATCATTGCGCTACTGATCAGTATATTGCTGCCGTCGCTGAATAAGGCGCGTCAGTCGGCCAGGACGCTGGCTGGCCTGTCGAACCTGCGCCAGATCGGGCTGGGCCTGCAGATGTACGCCCACAACAACAACGGCTCACTGCCGATCTGCCTCAATGCGAACCAGACTTGGGCCTACTACATCAACCCCTATGTGGGCGGCAAGGGTGACACGTACGGCGACGCCACCCTGTCAAAGGTGTTCCAGGACCCCAGCGCCGCGATGGACGGTGGCGTGCTGCACTACACGGCCAATCCGATCCTGATCACCGACATCTCGCGCACCTACGGTCCGTCCGCTGTTAGGCTTTTGAAGTCGTACAAGCTTTCCCAGATCCGCCCGACCCCTGCTGAGATCGCGACCGTCTTCGACGGTGCGCAGATGGCACGTTCCGGACGCAACGGCAATTGTGAGGGCATCGCGTTCCAACTCGACAACGGTTGGATGGTCGGCCTCGAGCCGTCGTTCAACACCGCTTATCGTAGACCGAATCAAACAGGCATGACAAATTCAATCCATCTCCGTGCCAACCTTGACGATCACACGACGCTCGGCGCATGGCCGGCCGGTGGCGACATCCGTTATCGACAGGGCACGGTGAAGCGCCCGGCCGTCAACCTCGTCTTTGCCGATGGGCATGCCGAGACAAAGATGCGCGGAGACGTTCGTCGCTTTAACATTCGCCCGTACCGCAATAACTAA